A single genomic interval of Streptomyces sp. NBC_00663 harbors:
- a CDS encoding cytochrome P450, with protein sequence MSAQSASRPLRPMHRISLPESGPPRLTTLATGTPVWLVTRYAEVRQVLMDPRFDRRSLHAENAPPLLLVPNLLDDPNGLLNQDGPAHQRLRGTVQRAFTPRAVARWRPWVASVVTSLLDDFAALPRPADIVEGFTRPLPVSVICRLMGLDHLDRDRIRHWADHALSGGAHTAEEVVAAMTDFGAFAAGLIAERRKEPGDDLVSGLVAAGDELGIEERQLITLTLGLVVAGHETTMSALGNAVVYLLTDGHDGWPLLARDEEAAATAAEQLLRTVPLSEGRVLPGLIRRAVADVEVGGVLIAAGSVVAVQTNSAGRDPEVFPPGPPDLSAPLAAPSIAFGAGPHHCLGAWLARLELELALHHLAARFPRLRAEFTPGTIEWRVGQLTRSPLHLPVSW encoded by the coding sequence ATGAGTGCACAGAGCGCGTCCCGGCCGTTGCGTCCCATGCATCGCATCAGCCTTCCCGAGTCCGGGCCGCCCCGGCTCACGACCCTCGCCACCGGCACCCCGGTGTGGCTGGTGACCCGGTACGCCGAGGTGCGGCAGGTGCTGATGGACCCGCGGTTCGACCGCCGGTCGCTGCATGCCGAGAACGCCCCGCCGCTGCTCCTCGTACCGAATCTGCTGGACGACCCCAACGGGCTGCTGAACCAGGACGGCCCCGCTCATCAGCGGCTGCGCGGCACCGTGCAGCGGGCGTTCACCCCGCGGGCGGTCGCGCGCTGGCGGCCCTGGGTGGCGTCCGTGGTCACCTCGCTGCTCGACGACTTCGCGGCCCTGCCCCGGCCCGCCGACATCGTGGAGGGCTTCACGCGTCCGCTGCCCGTGTCCGTGATCTGCCGGCTCATGGGGCTGGACCATCTCGACCGCGACCGCATCCGGCACTGGGCCGACCACGCCCTGTCCGGCGGCGCCCACACCGCCGAGGAGGTCGTGGCGGCGATGACCGACTTCGGCGCGTTCGCCGCCGGGCTGATCGCCGAGCGGCGCAAGGAGCCGGGGGACGACCTGGTCAGCGGGCTGGTCGCCGCAGGCGATGAACTCGGCATCGAGGAACGGCAGTTGATCACCCTGACCCTGGGGCTGGTCGTCGCCGGGCACGAGACCACCATGAGCGCCCTCGGCAACGCCGTCGTCTACCTCCTCACCGACGGACACGACGGCTGGCCGCTGCTCGCCCGCGACGAGGAGGCGGCGGCGACCGCGGCCGAGCAGTTGCTGCGTACCGTGCCGCTCAGCGAGGGGCGGGTGCTGCCCGGCCTGATCCGGCGCGCGGTCGCCGATGTCGAGGTCGGCGGGGTGCTGATCGCGGCGGGCAGTGTGGTCGCCGTCCAGACCAACTCCGCCGGCCGCGACCCCGAGGTCTTCCCGCCGGGCCCGCCCGACCTGTCCGCGCCCCTCGCCGCGCCTTCCATCGCCTTCGGCGCCGGACCCCACCACTGCCTCGGCGCCTGGCTGGCCCGCCTCGAACTCGAACTCGCCCTGCACCACCTCGCCGCCCGATTCCCGCGGCTACGGGCCGAGTTCACGCCCGGGACGATCGAGTGGCGGGTGGGACAGCTGACCCGCAGTCCACTGCATCTGCCGGTGTCATGGTGA
- a CDS encoding DUF4230 domain-containing protein, with amino-acid sequence MTTPIRRMSKRMPGWAKLVSAVVLVLVVFFAGIRLSVLPGLKDLFGTETHDRSGPALLQSIQDISRYDAASGNFQVVVDLEKDAKYLPDAVRGTRTLYVGAGTVDAFVDLGKVGDNDVTVNEDRTSATLVLPHAQLGKPALDADRSYAVSKQRGLLDRLGDLFSDNPNSEQAVQKLAVKHIRDAAKDSALTGRAEKNTTDMLEGLLRSLGFKEVKVTYKA; translated from the coding sequence ATGACGACTCCCATCAGGCGCATGTCCAAGCGCATGCCCGGCTGGGCGAAGCTCGTGAGTGCCGTCGTTCTGGTGCTCGTCGTGTTCTTCGCCGGTATCCGGCTGAGCGTGCTCCCGGGCCTCAAGGACCTGTTCGGCACCGAGACGCATGACCGTTCGGGGCCCGCCCTGCTCCAGTCCATCCAGGACATCAGCCGTTACGACGCCGCCTCCGGCAACTTCCAGGTCGTCGTGGACCTGGAGAAGGACGCCAAGTACCTGCCCGACGCCGTCCGCGGCACCCGCACCCTGTACGTCGGGGCCGGCACCGTCGACGCGTTCGTGGACCTCGGCAAGGTGGGCGACAACGACGTCACGGTCAACGAGGACCGTACGTCCGCCACGCTGGTGCTGCCGCACGCCCAGCTCGGCAAGCCCGCCCTGGACGCCGACCGCTCCTACGCGGTGTCCAAGCAGCGGGGCCTCCTGGACCGCCTGGGCGACCTGTTCTCGGACAATCCCAACAGCGAACAGGCCGTGCAGAAGCTCGCGGTGAAGCACATCCGCGACGCGGCGAAGGACAGCGCGCTGACCGGCCGCGCCGAGAAGAACACCACGGACATGCTCGAAGGCCTGCTGCGCTCCCTCGGCTTCAAGGAGGTGAAGGTCACCTACAAGGCCTGA